TCTTTTGCCAATTGCTGCAACACCAGCACCTCAGGTGACACCTGCCCTTTATCTGCCATGTGCTCTTCAATGGACTTAAAGGTTGGCTGTAAGTCATTGAGACGGTAATAGCGTACCAATTCTTGTAAGAAAGCTAAAATTGCACCATGTAAATGAAACACTGCTGCTTCACGATAAGCTTGTGCCTGCTGGATATGTTCAGTTTGCTCCGCTTGTTGACATGCCAGACGAGCAAAATACAGTTTTTGATTGGTGCGATCAGCATGGTAACGAGCAACACGGGA
The DNA window shown above is from Acinetobacter colistiniresistens and carries:
- a CDS encoding DUF6586 family protein; the encoded protein is MSRVARYHADRTNQKLYFARLACQQAEQTEHIQQAQAYREAAVFHLHGAILAFLQELVRYYRLNDLQPTFKSIEEHMADKGQVSPEVLVLQQLAKDGFVAELKRAYRMCQYAPEPTAPEPENETSSNLIIKVTQSPQAWLPDAKILREWHRELSHLIDGFRNEMVEF